Genomic segment of Myxococcus guangdongensis:
GTGTCACGGTTCACTACACGCCGAGCTTCAAGACTGGGTGCATCGTGATGCGGACCCAGGATGTGGCGAACTCAGAGAATTTCACGGAGCAGACCGTTGGAAGCGACCTGCTCGCGAGGACGTCGCCACCACTTGTTCTCAATGTCCTCCGCCCAGGGGATTGGGGAAAGAAGCTTCAGGTCACCATTACCGCGCGCGAGCAGGGCTGTGGTGGCAAGCAGGTGGACGAGGTGGTCCTGCCAGTTGACCTTTCGGGAACTGGAGCCAAGCCAGGTACGGCGGTGACGCTTGTGACCCCGGACGCGGATGGGGACGGTTTTGTCGCCGTTTCGAGCGATGCGGGGAAGGGCGGCACGGACTGCGACGATGGGGACGCGATGCGCAACCCCTCGCAGCAGGAGGTCTGTGACGACAAGGATAACAACTGTCGTAACGGGGTCGACGAGGGACTGCCTCTGGTTGCGATGTTCCGGGACTTGGATGGAGACGGGGTGGGTGGCGAGGCGATTCAGCACTGTGCCCCAGTGGCCGGCGTCCGTGGATATGTGACGGTTGGCGGTGATTGCAGGGACGAC
This window contains:
- a CDS encoding putative metal-binding motif-containing protein produces the protein MNRMGGWGVASLLVLSGCSVPSLEELAGERTVRVTVHYTPSFKTGCIVMRTQDVANSENFTEQTVGSDLLARTSPPLVLNVLRPGDWGKKLQVTITAREQGCGGKQVDEVVLPVDLSGTGAKPGTAVTLVTPDADGDGFVAVSSDAGKGGTDCDDGDAMRNPSQQEVCDDKDNNCRNGVDEGLPLVAMFRDLDGDGVGGEAIQHCAPVAGVRGYVTVGGDCRDDNENAAPGKAEVCDNEDNNCNGATDEGFDKNWYLDDDGDGVPRAGATFQCASPGARYKNYPAGPPFDCRDDDNSVAPGKPELCDNKDNNCDGNTDETFTTKGNSCNNLSCTGTVVCNAAQNGVECNAQAPRMFYPDKDGDLDGD